A region from the Pseudomonas sp. Teo4 genome encodes:
- a CDS encoding hemolysin family protein, translating to MDPSPGISLTSLFADFGMIIFALLLVLLNGFFVAAEFAMVKLRSTRVESIAELHGWRGSILRKVHNQLDAYLSACQLGITLASLGLGWVGEPAFAHLLEPLLAYMGVDTPELIKAISFFVAFFVISYLHIVVGELAPKSWAIRKPELLSLWTAVPLYLFYWLMYPAIYLLNASANTILRIAGQGEPGPHHEHHYSREELKLILHSSRGQDPSDQGMRVLASAVEMGELEVVDWANSREDMVSIDAHAPLKEILALVRRHKFSRYPVYDAEREEFTGLLHIKDLLLELAELEHLPETIDLEDLSRPLERVSRHMPLSQLLEQFRKGGAHFVLVEEADGKVIGYLTMEDVLEVLVGDIQDEHRKTERGILAYQPGKLLVRGDTPLFKVERLLGIDLDHIEAETLAGLVYETLKRVPEEEEVLEVEGLRIIIKKMKGPKIVLAKVLKLD from the coding sequence ATGGACCCTTCCCCTGGTATCAGCCTCACCTCGTTATTCGCCGATTTCGGCATGATCATCTTTGCCCTGCTTCTGGTGCTGCTCAACGGCTTCTTCGTTGCCGCCGAGTTCGCCATGGTCAAGCTGCGCTCTACCCGCGTCGAGTCCATCGCCGAATTGCACGGCTGGCGCGGCAGCATTCTGCGCAAGGTTCACAATCAGCTGGACGCCTACCTGTCGGCTTGCCAGCTGGGTATCACCCTCGCCTCCCTGGGCCTGGGTTGGGTCGGTGAGCCGGCCTTCGCCCACTTGCTCGAACCGCTGCTGGCATACATGGGTGTGGACACGCCTGAGCTGATCAAGGCCATTTCGTTCTTCGTCGCCTTCTTCGTGATCTCTTACCTGCACATCGTGGTCGGCGAGCTGGCGCCCAAGTCCTGGGCCATCCGCAAACCGGAACTGCTGTCGCTGTGGACCGCCGTGCCGCTGTACCTGTTCTACTGGCTCATGTACCCGGCCATCTACCTGCTCAACGCCAGCGCCAACACCATCCTGCGCATTGCCGGCCAGGGCGAACCCGGGCCGCATCACGAGCACCACTACAGCCGTGAGGAGCTCAAGCTCATCCTGCACTCCAGCCGTGGCCAGGACCCAAGCGACCAGGGCATGCGTGTACTCGCCTCGGCCGTCGAAATGGGTGAACTGGAGGTGGTCGACTGGGCCAACTCCCGCGAGGACATGGTCAGCATCGACGCCCATGCACCGCTCAAGGAAATCCTGGCGCTGGTGCGCCGTCACAAGTTCAGCCGCTACCCGGTGTATGACGCCGAGCGTGAAGAATTCACCGGCCTGCTGCACATCAAGGACTTGCTGCTGGAGCTGGCCGAGCTGGAGCACCTGCCCGAGACCATCGACCTGGAAGACCTCTCCCGCCCGCTGGAGCGGGTTTCCCGCCACATGCCGCTTTCGCAACTGCTGGAGCAGTTCCGCAAGGGCGGTGCGCACTTCGTGCTGGTCGAGGAAGCCGATGGCAAGGTCATCGGCTACTTGACCATGGAAGACGTGCTGGAAGTGCTGGTCGGCGACATCCAGGACGAGCACCGCAAGACTGAACGCGGCATCCTCGCCTACCAGCCAGGTAAGCTGCTGGTGCGGGGTGATACACCGCTGTTCAAGGTCGAGCGCCTGCTGGGTATCGACCTCGATCACATCGAGGCGGAAACCTTGGCTGGCCTGGTCTACGAGACGCTCAAGCGTGTGCCGGAAGAAGAGGAAGTGCTGGAGGTCGAAGGCCTGCGCATCATCATCAAGAAGATGAAAGGGCCGAAGATCGTGCTGGCCAAGGTGCTGAAGCTGGATTGA
- the pstA gene encoding phosphate ABC transporter permease PstA, which yields MKKDSLKGWFKSGAPGVWISGGAVAMAVIMTVGLLAVIAVRGLGHFWPADLIQATYKVPGQADHVVIGEVVQKEEVPRARLKGAGLPVPDEGPEFMTRELIKVGNRDLNGSDFTWVVGDWLVDEQKPADLIALERREWGNFYGYLVSVKQEGKVVAEGPAAWNELQARLKRANQFNSELQSLEKKDIGAINHGLERLRLHARKLELDGKLDAAAQADMDAERAELNSRYKAIEDRLTGLHQAFARDSIVARDGNGREVEINLSKVVHAIQPNAMSGMTKMGTYFAKVWEFLSDDPREANTEGGIFPAIFGTVMMTLIMAVIVTPFGVLAAVYLREYAKQGPVTRLIRIAVNNLAGVPAIVYGVFGLGFFVYVLGGSIDRLFFPESLPAPTLGTPGLLWASLTLALLAVPVVIVATEEGLARIPRTVREGSLALGATKAETLWKIVLPMASPAMMTGMILAVARAAGEVAPLMLVGVVKLAPSLPVDGNYPYLHLDQKIMHLGFHIYDVGFQSPNVEAARPLVYATALLLVMVIATLNLSAVWIRNHLREKYKALDS from the coding sequence GTGAAAAAGGATTCCCTCAAAGGCTGGTTCAAGAGCGGCGCCCCAGGCGTCTGGATCAGCGGTGGCGCGGTCGCCATGGCGGTGATCATGACCGTCGGCCTGCTGGCTGTGATCGCCGTGCGTGGCCTGGGCCACTTCTGGCCGGCGGACCTGATCCAGGCCACCTACAAGGTGCCGGGCCAGGCCGACCATGTCGTCATCGGTGAAGTGGTACAGAAAGAAGAAGTGCCGCGTGCACGCCTCAAGGGTGCCGGCTTGCCGGTACCGGACGAGGGCCCGGAGTTCATGACCCGCGAGCTGATCAAGGTCGGTAACCGCGACCTCAATGGCAGTGACTTCACCTGGGTGGTCGGCGACTGGCTGGTGGATGAGCAGAAGCCAGCTGACTTGATCGCCCTGGAGCGCCGTGAGTGGGGCAACTTCTATGGCTACCTGGTCAGCGTCAAGCAAGAGGGCAAGGTAGTCGCCGAAGGCCCTGCGGCCTGGAACGAGCTGCAGGCCCGCCTCAAGCGTGCCAACCAGTTCAACAGCGAACTGCAGAGCCTCGAGAAGAAAGACATCGGTGCCATCAACCACGGCCTCGAGCGTCTGCGCCTGCATGCCCGCAAGCTGGAGCTGGACGGCAAGCTGGACGCAGCAGCCCAGGCGGACATGGACGCCGAGCGTGCCGAGCTGAACAGCCGCTACAAGGCGATCGAAGACCGCCTGACCGGCCTGCACCAGGCCTTCGCCCGCGACAGTATCGTGGCGCGTGACGGCAACGGTCGCGAAGTCGAGATCAACCTGAGCAAAGTGGTACATGCCATCCAGCCGAACGCCATGTCCGGCATGACCAAGATGGGCACCTACTTTGCCAAGGTCTGGGAGTTCCTCAGCGACGACCCGCGTGAAGCCAACACCGAGGGCGGTATCTTCCCGGCCATCTTCGGTACCGTGATGATGACCCTGATCATGGCTGTGATCGTCACCCCGTTCGGTGTGCTGGCTGCGGTCTACCTGCGCGAGTATGCCAAGCAGGGCCCGGTGACCCGGCTGATCCGTATCGCGGTGAACAACCTGGCGGGTGTTCCGGCCATCGTTTACGGCGTGTTCGGCCTGGGCTTCTTCGTCTACGTGCTGGGTGGCTCGATCGACCGCCTGTTCTTCCCCGAATCACTGCCAGCACCGACGCTGGGTACACCGGGCCTGCTCTGGGCTTCGCTGACCCTGGCACTGCTGGCCGTGCCAGTGGTGATCGTGGCCACCGAAGAAGGCTTGGCGCGTATCCCGCGTACCGTGCGTGAAGGCTCCCTGGCCCTGGGCGCGACCAAGGCCGAGACCCTGTGGAAGATCGTGCTGCCGATGGCCAGCCCGGCCATGATGACCGGCATGATCCTCGCGGTGGCCCGCGCCGCCGGTGAAGTGGCACCGCTGATGCTGGTAGGTGTGGTGAAGCTGGCGCCATCGCTGCCGGTGGATGGCAACTACCCGTACCTGCACCTGGACCAGAAGATCATGCACCTGGGCTTCCACATCTACGACGTAGGCTTCCAGAGCCCCAACGTCGAGGCCGCGCGGCCGCTGGTTTACGCCACCGCGCTGTTGCTGGTGATGGTGATCGCCACCCTCAACCTCTCGGCGGTGTGGATTCGTAACCACCTGCGCGAGAAGTACAAGGCCCTCGACAGCTGA
- the ubiA gene encoding 4-hydroxybenzoate octaprenyltransferase yields MYLQLLKSLNRVHPRAWDFIQLSRMDRPIGIYLLLWPTLSAVWIAGNGSPTLANVLIFGLGVVLMRAAGCCINDFADRKVDGHVKRTADRPLASGRVKPREAVALFAILVGVSFLLVLCTNSKTVWLSFGAVALAFCYPFMKRYTYYPQVVLGAAYSWGIPMAFTAAGGELPASAWLLYIANLLWTVGYDTYYAMVDRDDDLKIGVKSTAILFGEADRVIILSLQMLSLGCLLLAGSRFDLGGWFHLGLLGAALCFAWEFWSTRKLDRESCFKAFLHNHWAGMLVFIGVVLDYALR; encoded by the coding sequence ATGTACCTGCAACTGCTCAAGTCGCTGAACCGCGTACACCCGCGTGCCTGGGACTTCATCCAGCTCAGCCGCATGGACCGGCCCATCGGTATCTACCTGCTGCTGTGGCCAACCTTGTCGGCGGTGTGGATCGCCGGCAATGGCTCGCCGACACTGGCCAACGTGCTGATCTTCGGCCTGGGCGTGGTGCTGATGCGCGCCGCCGGCTGTTGCATCAACGACTTCGCCGACCGCAAGGTGGACGGCCACGTCAAACGCACCGCCGACCGCCCTCTGGCCAGTGGCAGGGTCAAGCCTCGCGAGGCCGTGGCGCTGTTCGCGATTCTGGTCGGGGTGAGTTTCCTGCTCGTGCTGTGCACCAACAGCAAGACCGTCTGGCTGTCGTTCGGCGCTGTGGCCCTGGCCTTCTGCTACCCGTTCATGAAGCGCTATACCTACTACCCGCAAGTGGTGTTGGGGGCGGCGTATTCCTGGGGTATTCCCATGGCCTTTACGGCAGCCGGCGGTGAGCTGCCGGCCAGCGCCTGGCTGCTGTACATCGCCAACCTGCTGTGGACGGTGGGCTACGACACCTACTACGCCATGGTCGATCGCGACGACGACTTGAAGATCGGGGTGAAATCCACCGCGATTCTGTTCGGCGAGGCTGATCGGGTGATCATCCTGAGCTTGCAGATGCTGTCGCTGGGCTGCCTGTTGCTGGCGGGAAGCCGCTTCGACCTGGGTGGCTGGTTCCACCTGGGGCTGCTGGGTGCGGCGCTGTGCTTTGCCTGGGAGTTCTGGTCCACGCGCAAGCTGGACCGGGAGTCGTGCTTCAAGGCGTTTCTGCACAATCACTGGGCGGGGATGCTGGTGTTCATTGGCGTGGTGCTGGATTACGCCCTGCGCTGA
- a CDS encoding M23 family metallopeptidase, protein MPASRLLLFCALLTASASSLGMTIYKTVDNFGVVSYSDRYSPGAKTFELREPMLERIEGKVRLQTEPFPGGVRFLVRNELYVPMQVELRIDKLANAFGGNAPRTVRTIVGPRSTKLLGSVLGTPGGPLKYTSQFQYAMGDPTQRSLAYRYPFPWKGGPFRLTQGPNGRFSHFGPKGRYAMDIAMPEGTPIIAARGGVVVRVENSQSGRGTNPSGNFVRILHPDGTMGVYLHLMRGSVVVAEGQQVVVGQALAKSGNTGNSTGPHLHFVVQRNVGLALESIPFQFDRPIGGLPDFTAGNP, encoded by the coding sequence ATGCCAGCCTCCCGCCTGCTGCTGTTCTGTGCCTTGCTCACGGCCTCGGCGTCGAGCCTGGGCATGACCATCTACAAGACTGTCGACAATTTCGGCGTGGTCTCCTACTCCGACCGCTACAGCCCGGGTGCGAAAACCTTCGAACTGCGTGAGCCCATGCTCGAGCGCATAGAGGGCAAGGTGCGTTTGCAGACCGAGCCTTTCCCAGGCGGCGTGCGTTTCCTTGTGCGTAACGAGCTGTACGTGCCGATGCAGGTCGAGTTGCGTATCGACAAGCTGGCCAACGCCTTCGGTGGCAATGCTCCGCGTACCGTGCGCACTATCGTCGGGCCGCGTTCGACCAAGTTGCTTGGCTCGGTGCTGGGGACGCCCGGCGGGCCGCTGAAATACACCAGCCAGTTCCAGTACGCCATGGGAGACCCCACTCAGCGCTCGCTGGCTTACCGCTATCCCTTTCCCTGGAAGGGCGGGCCATTCCGCCTGACCCAGGGCCCCAATGGCCGTTTCAGCCATTTCGGCCCGAAAGGGCGCTATGCCATGGACATCGCGATGCCCGAAGGCACGCCGATCATCGCGGCCCGTGGCGGGGTGGTGGTCAGGGTCGAGAACAGCCAGAGCGGGCGGGGCACCAACCCGTCGGGCAACTTTGTGCGCATTCTTCACCCGGACGGCACCATGGGCGTCTACCTGCACCTGATGCGCGGTTCAGTGGTAGTGGCTGAGGGGCAGCAAGTGGTGGTGGGGCAGGCGTTGGCCAAGTCGGGCAACACAGGGAACAGCACGGGGCCACACCTGCATTTCGTGGTGCAGCGCAACGTGGGGTTGGCGCTGGAGTCGATACCGTTTCAGTTCGACCGGCCGATTGGCGGGCTGCCGGACTTCACCGCCGGCAACCCTTGA
- the phoR gene encoding phosphate regulon sensor histidine kinase PhoR, which yields MNQNWHATLIRHLLLLITVCLIGGLVSGYYGWSLAIGLALYLGWTLKQLLRLHDWLRNHQPDEAPPDGYGLWGEVFDSIYHLQRRDQRVRGRLQAVIDRVQESTAALRDAVIMLDSDGNLEWWNRAAETLLGFKTPQDGGQPVTNLVRHPRFKEYFEAENYAEPLEIPSPINDRLRVQLHITRYGNNEHLMLVRDVTRIHQLEQMRKDFVANVSHELRTPLTVITGYLETLLDNVEDVNPRWGRALQQMSQQGSRMQTLLNDLLLLAKLEATDYPSDNQPVAVDALLQSIKGDAQALSGPRNQRISLEAAPGVRLKGSEAELRSAFSNLVFNAVKYTQDEGSIRIRWWADAQGAHLSVQDSGVGIDAKHLPRLTERFYRVDSSRASNTGGTGLGLAIVKHVLMRHRGKLEISSVPGHGSTFTCHFAPAQLVNGTS from the coding sequence TTGAACCAGAACTGGCACGCGACCCTGATTCGCCACCTGCTGCTGCTTATCACCGTCTGCCTGATCGGTGGGCTGGTCAGCGGATATTACGGCTGGAGCCTGGCCATCGGCCTGGCGCTTTACCTGGGTTGGACCCTCAAGCAACTGCTGCGCCTGCATGACTGGCTGCGCAACCACCAGCCTGACGAGGCGCCGCCCGATGGCTACGGCTTGTGGGGCGAGGTATTCGACAGCATCTACCACCTGCAGCGCCGCGACCAACGCGTACGGGGCCGCTTGCAGGCAGTGATCGATCGAGTCCAGGAGTCCACCGCCGCATTGCGAGACGCGGTGATCATGCTCGACAGCGACGGCAACCTGGAATGGTGGAACCGCGCCGCCGAAACCCTGCTGGGTTTCAAGACACCTCAGGATGGCGGACAGCCAGTGACCAACCTGGTCCGTCACCCGCGCTTCAAGGAATACTTCGAAGCGGAAAACTACGCCGAACCGCTGGAAATCCCCTCGCCAATCAATGACCGTCTGCGGGTCCAGTTGCATATCACCCGTTACGGCAATAACGAACACTTGATGCTGGTGCGCGATGTCACCCGCATTCACCAGCTCGAACAGATGCGCAAAGACTTCGTGGCCAACGTCTCCCACGAGCTGCGCACGCCACTGACAGTGATCACCGGCTACCTGGAAACCCTGCTCGACAACGTCGAGGACGTGAACCCGCGCTGGGGCCGGGCGCTGCAGCAGATGAGCCAACAGGGCTCGCGCATGCAGACCCTGCTCAACGACCTGTTGCTGCTGGCCAAGCTGGAAGCCACGGATTACCCGTCGGACAACCAGCCGGTGGCGGTCGATGCCCTGCTGCAGTCGATCAAGGGCGATGCGCAAGCGCTTTCCGGCCCGCGCAACCAGCGCATCAGCCTGGAAGCCGCGCCGGGCGTGCGCCTCAAGGGTAGCGAAGCGGAATTGCGCAGCGCGTTCTCGAACCTGGTGTTCAATGCCGTCAAGTACACACAGGACGAAGGCAGCATCCGCATCCGCTGGTGGGCCGATGCGCAAGGGGCTCACCTGAGCGTTCAGGACTCGGGGGTGGGCATCGATGCCAAGCACCTGCCGCGCTTGACCGAGCGCTTCTACCGAGTCGACTCCAGTCGCGCCTCCAACACCGGCGGTACCGGGCTTGGGCTGGCGATCGTCAAGCATGTGTTAATGCGCCATCGCGGCAAGCTGGAGATCAGCAGCGTGCCGGGGCATGGCAGCACCTTTACCTGTCACTTTGCGCCGGCACAATTGGTTAACGGCACAAGCTGA
- the phoB gene encoding phosphate regulon transcriptional regulator PhoB yields the protein MVGRNILIVDDEAPIREMIAVALEMAGYDCLEAENSQQAHAIIVDRKPDLILLDWMLPGTSGIELARRLKRDELTGDIPIIMLTAKGEEDNKIQGLEVGADDYITKPFSPRELVARLKAVLRRTGPSDSEAPIEVGGLLLDPISHRVTIDGKPAEMGPTEYRLLQFFMTHQERAYTRGQLLDQVWGGNVYVEERTVDVHIRRLRKALGEAYENLVQTVRGTGYRFSTKS from the coding sequence ATGGTTGGCAGAAACATTCTGATCGTCGACGACGAGGCGCCCATCCGCGAGATGATCGCCGTTGCATTGGAAATGGCCGGCTATGACTGCCTGGAAGCGGAGAATTCGCAGCAGGCCCACGCGATCATCGTCGACCGTAAACCGGACCTGATCCTGCTGGACTGGATGCTCCCCGGCACCTCGGGCATCGAGCTGGCACGTCGCCTCAAGCGCGATGAGCTGACCGGCGACATCCCGATCATCATGCTCACCGCCAAGGGCGAAGAGGACAACAAGATCCAAGGCCTGGAAGTCGGCGCCGACGACTACATCACCAAGCCGTTCTCGCCTCGCGAACTAGTAGCGCGCCTGAAGGCTGTGCTGCGCCGCACCGGCCCAAGCGACAGCGAAGCCCCCATCGAAGTGGGCGGACTGCTGCTCGACCCGATCAGCCACCGCGTGACCATCGACGGCAAGCCGGCGGAAATGGGCCCCACCGAATACCGCCTGCTGCAGTTCTTCATGACCCACCAGGAACGCGCCTACACGCGCGGCCAGCTACTCGACCAGGTCTGGGGCGGCAACGTCTACGTCGAGGAGCGCACCGTCGACGTGCATATCCGTCGCCTGCGCAAAGCCTTGGGTGAAGCCTATGAAAATCTGGTACAAACCGTCCGGGGCACGGGTTACCGCTTCTCGACCAAGAGCTGA
- a CDS encoding rubredoxin: MKKWQCIVCGLIYDEAEGWPDDGIAPGTRWEDVPEDWLCPDCGVGKSDFEMIAIG, translated from the coding sequence ATGAAAAAGTGGCAGTGTATTGTGTGTGGTTTGATCTATGACGAAGCCGAAGGCTGGCCAGACGATGGCATCGCCCCAGGCACCCGTTGGGAAGATGTGCCGGAAGACTGGCTATGCCCTGACTGTGGTGTCGGCAAGAGTGACTTCGAAATGATCGCCATCGGTTGA
- a CDS encoding chorismate--pyruvate lyase family protein, producing the protein MSYETPQAAAVAWLAYSQLATGLGQPILDWLFDEGSLTRRLTRLSQNHFTVTPLFEGWQSLRDDECLALGIPAGAEGWVREVYLRGHGEPWVFARSVASRSALERGGLDLESLGSRSLGELLFCDQAFVRHPLEACTYPQPWLPADVAQANLWGRRSRFERDGLDLLVAEVFLPALWQAAKEETR; encoded by the coding sequence GTGTCGTACGAAACCCCGCAAGCAGCCGCTGTCGCGTGGCTGGCGTATTCACAACTGGCAACCGGCCTCGGCCAGCCCATTCTTGACTGGCTGTTCGACGAGGGCTCGCTGACCCGCCGCCTGACCCGTCTTTCGCAGAATCACTTCACCGTCACCCCGCTGTTCGAAGGCTGGCAATCACTGCGTGACGACGAGTGCCTGGCCCTGGGCATCCCCGCAGGGGCCGAAGGCTGGGTGCGCGAGGTGTACTTGCGGGGCCATGGCGAGCCGTGGGTGTTCGCCCGCAGCGTGGCCAGCCGCAGCGCGCTGGAACGCGGTGGCCTGGACCTCGAATCGTTGGGCAGCCGTTCGCTGGGCGAGCTACTGTTCTGCGATCAGGCATTCGTTCGCCATCCACTTGAGGCGTGCACCTACCCCCAGCCCTGGCTGCCCGCCGACGTCGCCCAGGCCAACTTGTGGGGACGCCGCTCACGCTTTGAGCGTGACGGCCTGGACCTACTGGTGGCGGAAGTGTTTCTGCCGGCGTTGTGGCAAGCGGCCAAGGAGGAAACCCGCTGA
- a CDS encoding response regulator translates to MSKVNVLVVDDAPFIRDLVRKCLRNAFPGMVIDDAVNGRKAMATLSKEPFDLVLCDWEMPEMSGLELLTWCRQQPEMKNLQFIMVTSRGDKENVIQAIQAGVSDFVGKPFTNEQLLTKVKKALTKIGKLDSLMAGAQARVNSAFANDSLSALTGGKPEVAKVTAPAAAPAKPLINAPTPTTAAAAAAQTGRGQGQLRLSSGTQPCVIKALSLKEALLVVRRGAVLPQVLEGAVLDLEQGDSAEVARLNGYLHAIAALEPKPESDWLQLTFKFVDQDAQKLDYLSRLIARGTQQKHFTPGA, encoded by the coding sequence ATGAGTAAAGTCAATGTGCTGGTCGTGGATGACGCGCCGTTCATTCGTGACCTGGTCAGGAAGTGCCTGCGCAACGCCTTCCCGGGCATGGTCATCGACGATGCGGTGAACGGCCGCAAAGCCATGGCCACGTTGAGCAAAGAGCCGTTCGACCTGGTGCTGTGCGACTGGGAGATGCCGGAAATGTCCGGCCTGGAACTGCTGACCTGGTGCCGTCAGCAGCCTGAGATGAAGAACCTGCAGTTCATCATGGTGACCAGCCGTGGTGACAAGGAGAACGTGATCCAGGCCATTCAGGCAGGCGTTTCCGACTTCGTCGGCAAGCCGTTCACCAACGAGCAATTGTTGACCAAGGTGAAGAAGGCGCTGACCAAGATCGGCAAGCTCGACAGCCTGATGGCCGGTGCTCAGGCGCGGGTCAACTCGGCATTTGCCAACGACTCGCTGAGCGCCCTTACCGGCGGCAAACCCGAAGTGGCCAAGGTTACGGCTCCTGCGGCGGCCCCGGCCAAACCATTGATCAACGCGCCAACCCCCACGACCGCTGCCGCTGCTGCCGCGCAAACTGGCCGGGGTCAGGGTCAGCTGCGCTTGTCCAGCGGTACCCAGCCGTGCGTGATCAAGGCCCTGAGCCTCAAGGAAGCCTTGCTGGTGGTTCGCCGTGGTGCGGTGTTGCCGCAAGTGCTCGAAGGCGCAGTGCTGGACCTGGAGCAGGGCGATAGCGCCGAGGTGGCGCGACTGAACGGCTACCTGCATGCGATTGCTGCGCTGGAGCCGAAACCCGAGAGCGATTGGCTGCAATTGACGTTCAAGTTCGTCGATCAGGATGCACAGAAGCTGGACTACCTGTCGCGGCTGATCGCGCGCGGCACGCAGCAGAAGCATTTCACCCCGGGCGCCTGA
- the phoU gene encoding phosphate signaling complex protein PhoU: MINKESLTHHISQQFNAELEEVRSHLLAMGGLVEKQVNDAVTALIEADSGLAQQVREVDEQINQMERNIDEECVRILARRQPAASDLRLIISISKSVIDLERIGDESTKIARRAIQLCEEGESPRGYVEVRHIGDQVRNMVRDALDAFARFDADLALSVAQYDKTIDREYKTALRELVTYMMEDPRSISRVLSVIWALRSLERIGDHARNISELVIYLVRGTDVRHLGLKRMKEEVQGTADIANVPAEPDDK, translated from the coding sequence ATGATCAACAAAGAAAGCCTTACGCATCACATTTCCCAGCAGTTCAACGCCGAGCTCGAAGAGGTGCGCAGCCACCTGCTGGCCATGGGCGGCCTGGTCGAGAAGCAGGTCAACGACGCCGTCACCGCGCTGATCGAGGCCGACTCGGGCCTGGCCCAGCAAGTGCGCGAAGTGGACGAGCAGATCAACCAGATGGAGCGCAACATCGACGAGGAATGCGTGCGCATCCTCGCTCGCCGTCAGCCTGCCGCGTCCGACCTGCGCCTGATCATCAGCATCTCCAAGTCGGTGATCGACCTGGAGCGCATCGGTGACGAGTCGACCAAGATCGCCCGCCGTGCCATCCAGCTGTGCGAGGAAGGCGAGTCGCCGCGCGGTTATGTCGAAGTGCGCCACATCGGCGACCAGGTGCGCAACATGGTGCGTGACGCCCTGGACGCCTTCGCCCGCTTCGATGCCGACCTGGCGCTGTCGGTGGCCCAGTACGACAAGACCATCGACCGCGAGTACAAGACCGCGCTGCGCGAGCTGGTGACCTACATGATGGAAGACCCGCGTTCGATCTCGCGGGTACTGAGCGTGATCTGGGCCCTGCGTTCGCTGGAGCGTATCGGCGACCACGCACGCAACATCTCGGAACTGGTGATCTACCTGGTGCGCGGCACCGACGTACGTCACCTGGGCCTCAAGCGTATGAAAGAGGAAGTCCAGGGAACCGCCGATATCGCTAATGTTCCGGCTGAACCGGACGATAAATAA
- the pstB gene encoding phosphate ABC transporter ATP-binding protein PstB translates to MQQESHTHGIDMSALGRDKQSLRLAEETVAIEVPGLSLFYGDKQALFDVSMNIPKQRVTAFIGPSGCGKSTLLRTFNRMNDLVDGCRVEGAINLYGNNIYRKGEDVAELRRRVGMVFQKPNPFPKTIYENVVYGLRIQGINKKRVLDEAVEWALKGAALWDEVKDRLHDSALGLSGGQQQRLVIARTIAVEPEVLLLDEPCSALDPISTLKVEELIYELKSKYTIVIVTHNMQQAARVSDYTAFMYMGKLVEFGDTDTLFTNPAKKQTEDYITGRYG, encoded by the coding sequence ATGCAGCAAGAATCCCATACCCACGGCATCGACATGTCTGCCCTGGGCCGCGACAAGCAGAGCCTGCGCCTGGCCGAAGAGACCGTCGCCATTGAAGTACCGGGCCTGTCCCTGTTCTATGGCGACAAGCAGGCGTTGTTCGACGTCAGCATGAACATCCCCAAACAGCGCGTGACCGCCTTCATCGGCCCGTCCGGCTGCGGCAAGTCGACCCTGTTGCGTACCTTCAACCGCATGAACGACCTGGTCGATGGTTGCCGTGTGGAAGGCGCCATCAACCTGTACGGCAACAACATCTACCGCAAGGGCGAAGACGTGGCCGAGCTGCGTCGCCGCGTGGGTATGGTGTTCCAGAAGCCCAACCCGTTCCCCAAGACCATCTATGAAAACGTGGTCTACGGCCTGCGTATTCAGGGCATCAACAAAAAGCGCGTGCTCGACGAGGCTGTCGAGTGGGCACTCAAAGGTGCGGCGCTTTGGGATGAGGTGAAGGACCGTCTGCACGACTCGGCCCTGGGCCTGTCCGGCGGTCAGCAGCAGCGTCTGGTGATTGCCCGCACCATCGCGGTAGAGCCTGAAGTACTGCTGCTCGACGAGCCATGCTCGGCACTGGACCCGATCTCGACCCTGAAGGTCGAAGAGCTGATCTACGAACTGAAATCCAAGTACACCATCGTCATCGTGACCCACAACATGCAACAGGCGGCGCGTGTTTCGGACTACACCGCGTTCATGTACATGGGCAAACTGGTCGAATTCGGTGATACCGACACCCTGTTCACCAACCCGGCGAAGAAGCAGACCGAAGACTACATCACCGGTCGCTACGGCTAG